The following nucleotide sequence is from Trifolium pratense cultivar HEN17-A07 linkage group LG2, ARS_RC_1.1, whole genome shotgun sequence.
ATTCCCATTCATTTCTGCATTCTTGTTATATAACTCATTCTTTTTCCTCATTGTAGTAACTTTGTTAATTCTATTggtaaaaacattttttttgaatgCCAAACTAATTGAAATGCTGGACTTGTTTCTGTTGATAGTTTTGATTGGTATGGATTTATACTTTTGGGTATGGGATTGAATTTTGCAAAAAGGTGTTTGTTGAAATGCTGCAATGAGTTTGCTTATGTTGATTTTGAGAAGAACATGTTTATAATTGTTGTAATATGCTTGCAAGTAGGTTATGTTTGTTGAGTATGCATGATTTATTGTTTAGTTGATTAAAAGTTCATATATAATGATATATGATGAACAAGCTTTTATTCAAGTCGCTTCAAGGATTGATAgctttatttcaattttacttatgaccatgttttattttatatcaatAATTATTGCCCTTTTGCAAGTTCCAATTTTGCAATGAACGGTAATCAATGACTCGTTAATTTGTTTGAGACTTGAGTGTTTTCTCCAGAACCTTTATTAAAACGTTATCTTAACTTTTTGTGGAGATTAGAAACAGTATCTGCCAAAGAAACCTGAAATAGAGCAACTCACAGACtacaaaaacattttcaaacaAACTTCGTGGAAATGAAACAAGTTTGCGTGCCCAGTATAATGTGGACTGGATGGAAAACGGCCCCCCGGTGGATTACAGTTATTTGGCCGAAAAATATGTTGCTATGTTAATGGATGGTTGAGATTTGTGACCTGCTTCATCTAAAACTGATCTGGGCTGCTATTTATTCCTCTGTGTGAAACTTGTTTATCGATAACCTTCAACTGAGTTATGGAGCATAGATGTGGTTTACTGTTCGAAACCCCAACAATATGTCGGAGGTGACAGTATTGGACTGGTAAGAGAAATATGTCTCCTTCTCATGAAGCTTTGATTTTAATTCAGAAGATGGTGAAAGTTCCTCCAGAAAAAGCATTCTCATTCTTCATTTCCTCAACATGTCAAGGCCTTCAACACACCTCCCAATCTGTATCGTTCATTTTAAACTGTCTCCTCTCCTCTGGCATGCAATCCCAAGCTCAATCTGTAATTGTGCGCATAATATCAGGTCAAATATCCTCGTCTATATTTTCCCCCTCTTCACTTATGGACCAACTAACACAAACCCATTTCACTTCAAATTCAACACATGCTCTTCTCTATGAAGCAATTGTTAATGCTTATGTTCATTCTCAGTCACAAGATGAAGCCCTCCATTTCTTACACCAGATGATTCACAAGGGCCATGCTCCTATATCAAACACATTCAATAATCTTTTGAACTTACTCATTAGTTCAAGTTGTTTTGACAAAGCATGGTTAGTTTTCAATGATTTAAAGAACAAGGTTATTCTGGATGTTTACAGTTTCGGGATCATGATTAAGGGTTGTTGTGAAGCCGGCGacttgatgaaaagttttcaccTTCTGGGTATGATGGAAGAGACAGGTTTGTCTCCTAATGTCGTCATATATACTACATTGATTGATGGTTGTTGCAAGAATGGTGATGTTCATTTAGGAAAGAAATTGTTTTGTAAGATGGAAGGATTGGATTTAGTTGCTAATCAGCATACTTACAGTGTATTAATAAACGGGTTTTTCAAACAAGGCCTTCAAAAGGAAGGATTTCAAATGTACGAAAACATGAAGCAAAGTGGAATTGTACCTAATGTTTATGCTTACAGTTGTGTGATTGGTGAATATTGCAATGATGGTAACATAGATAAAGCTTTTGAGGTTTTCGAAGAAATGCGTGAGAAAGGTATAGCATGTAGTATTATGACATACAACCTTTTGATAAATGGGTTGTGTCGAatgaagaagcttggagaagcaGTAAAATTGTTTTATCGCGTAAACCGTGTTGGCCTAAGGCctaatatatttacatataacACCTTGATCAAAGGGTGTTGTGATGTTGAAAAGATGGACACTGCTGTTAGATTACATAATGAATTGAAATCAAACGGACTATCACCGACGGTTGTGACATATAATACTCTGATTGCAGGATATTCCAAGATTGGAAATTTAGCAGAAGCTTTTAACTTGGTCAAGGAAATGGAAGAGAGACACATTGCTCCTACCAAAGTGACATATACAATTCTACTTGATCGGCTTGTACGAATAAATTATATGGATAAAGCATTTGAGATACATTCTTTAATGAAGAAATCTGGTTTGGTTTCAGATGTTTACACATATGGTGTATTAATACATGGTTTATGCATGAATGGTAGCATGAAAGAAGCATCTAAACTCTTTAAATCATTGGATGAGTTACACTTAGAACCTAATAGTGTGATATATGATACAATGATTCATGGTTATTGCAAAGAAGGAAGCTATTATATGGCTCTTAGGCTACTCAATGAAATGATTGGCAAAGGAATGGTTCCAAATGTGGCTAGTTTTTGTTCAACCATAGGACTTCTTTGCAAAgatgaaaaattgaaggaaGCTGAGGTTGTTTTGCAACAAATGGTAAATTTGGGATTAAAGCCATCAGTATCTTTGTACAATATGGTTCACAGTGACAAAAGTGAGGTTTTGGGTGGTGTTGATATTGAAAGTGTATTGTAATTCATTAATCTGTTAGATTCTATTTTATTTGTCAATCACCAAtatatgaagaagaaaaaaatgtagtcctagttaaaaaaaaaataggcttaatcgcatatttagtcccttatatttattttaggtttcaacatgctctcttatgtttaaaaagtttcaagttggtcccttatgttattgatctcaacataagttgatcattttcgttaaattttgagttaattttttctaactttttgttaaattttgagttaatttcttctaaaacttTCACATAGTACTTTCCTAAGTGATCCATGCACGCAAATTCATTAGACAAGTTGACggtttaaacaaaaatttgacgaaAAAAACCAACtcgaaactttttaaacataagggatcaaattgaaacctaaaataaacataaaggactaaatatgcaattaaaccagaaaaaaaatatagtttttctATAACATAAGGtttaaataaatcttaaaaaaaaacataaaatttaaatttactaCAAAGATGTCTTGAGAAAGGAAAACCCGTGACCTTGGGTTTCTCTTCTAAATAATATTTGAGTAAAAATAATcgaaaaactaaattttgagtaaaaataagtaggtcaaaatttaaaatgcttactttattactatttttttttttgaaaaacttaGTATCCGGCCCTAAGACCGAcctatttcttcatttttatatGAGTTTTAAGATGCTACCTCCAACCTTTATTAAAAGATCAACTTATAAAGTTTGTAAAAGTATTAACGAAGAATgtagaaagaaaataatttacatatcacaattaattaaatagatatatttttgtaaataaaatgcATATTAAAGCTCAAAATTTGTCGTATATTAAAGGACCAACATTACATTAATTGAAGTGAAATTGAACTCATACTCCTTACGTAAGATTTTAAGTTCAAGTCTTATGGATAAAAAATGTGGTTGAAGGAGAGAGATTCAACTAAAAAATGAGTTTATCATCGATTTTTTCACGAGTTTACTAAAAAGTGAACTTACGACCGATTTAATATGAGATTTTGACGatcataattaaatattttacgaAACTTCACCGTCTATTTCAATTacacaaaatttttaaaaaatagttttcataattacaaacaaaaaatatcgatgtattccaaaaaaaaagttatataagccacacataaaattaatgaaaatcaTACCAGTGATTATTGAGCAAGTGTGTTATTGTGAAGCTCCGATACTTCAAAAATGATGAAGTATTGTGTTCGATACGTACTTGATATCGATACTCGTCCGATAGTCTCTGATACACGTATCGAAAAAGTATTGGACAATTAATGTtttttgatgatgaaaatgtagGAAAGGAGACTGATATAATTTGTGttttctcttaagtattgaatgttagagtatgatgttaccaaCTAAGTCTTTGGGTAgtacgtattttttttttataagcaaattgttagtatattatattgttatgttagttattCTCCTTGTCAGAACTTGAACCTTGGATCTCCAATTCCTTAACTCATAAGAATCATAGCTCAACTAATTAACCAGTTAAGTTACTCATCACACTCCCCTTTTTGGATAAAACTTaacttaagatatgtaattattaTCTGTTTGttcaatttgagtaatttgaatgttaattttttgttattatcgattttaattatgtttgtatattgtgcatttatatatatatataatttttaatttaatttttaaataaagtaTCGCGGCCGTATCGTATCGTAtcgagaattttgaaaattttcctgTATTACCATATCGGTTTCATGTCGTATAGGTATCGTATTACGTATCAGGGCTTAACAACTCTTACCAAACAAAGTAAAAACTGGATGAGGCTCCTCCTTCAaacatgttgttgttgttggaccCCACACTTTGAAAACTAGAAAAGATTTCACAACACACACACTTCACTTTTTGTCGGATTTTCCACATCATTCACACACATGCCTATagattttgaatttcaaatttgaaTGTGTACTTTTTAACTATACAAACGGCCacataaaatgaaataataaaataataatgcaaCTAAACATAGAGGGTCATAATAATTGTGACAAAGTTTGGATCTTTTGAGGTTTCAACGTTGTTGGTGTGTGAAACAACAAACATCATGGGAGATTCAGCTTGTCTCGTGCAACCATTTTGTTATGCTTCTGGAATTTCCAATGATTCCAATGAGGTAAAGTTCATTCATCAATCACTTCTATCTTCCACATTTTGCATTATTGGATTTAGATTCTTATACACTGAAATAACTctttttatttacatttaaaaaaaaatctgtttttttttccttaatgtTTTCCTTTGTTATGCATGTAGTTTATGAAACAATATTAATACAAGAGAAATTAATATTTCTAATTTGGTGTTGGTGTTAATTTATGCTTTTATAACATACATAAATAGCCataataatttgagattttGCTTATTTCTTCTTATGAATCTTAGATTATTGGATTAATTAGTTGAGTTGCTATAATAACATGATACATTGAAGTTTTAATTTTTGAGGGGTCTATTGGTAGggtgcaaataaaaaaaaaacattttttttgaagttttttggGGACACCTTGTAACTGTTTCTTCATGACCTTGATAATTTCTTATATCTTCTTGTTAATCTTTGATGATTGAATGAGTTATAACTGTATTCGGCTCATTAATCAGTTCCGTTAGATTTAGAATAGTCCGAAGAAATTAGAACTACAGAAGTTACAAAGTCGAACCCTTACTTAATTACACTAAATGTTATAGGAACATTCGAGGACTAAATGTCGACACGTCTGAGAATCAAAATTTGGTTCATCACGTTGTAGTTTTGTTAGATTTAGAATAGTCCGAAGAAATTTGAACTATGTGTCTAGACTCTAGAGGTTACCAAGTCAAATCCTTGATTAAACTAAATGTTATAGGCATTTTCGAGGACTAAATGTCGACGCATTTGAGAATCAAAATTTGGTTCGTCACAATGTAGTTCCATTAGACATAGAATACtctatataaacaaaattagcATCTTCACCTTTTTTAAAACTTTGAAATATATTAGAAATATTTTACACAAGTTACAAGTTCATAACATGATACATTGATGAGTgaaataaattgattaaaaaactacatttttttgCCTATGTTTTGTGAAAATTTTTCACATTGAAAATACTATGAAACTTGTGAATTTCAGAACAACACAAATCATCCACTTGGACAATCAATCTCATTTGGAAGGTTCATGACAGAATCACTAGCATGGGAGAAATGGTCAAGTTTCTCTCATAATCGCTATGTTGAAGAGGCGGAAAGGTTTTCAAAACCAGGTTCAGTTGCACAAAAGAAAGCTTTCTTTGAAGCTCATTACAAGAAACTTGCAGCTCAAAAAGCCGCCGCTGCTGCATTGCTTGAAGAACAAAACAACGCTGCTGCACAAAACAATGTCATAGATAATAATGAAATATTTAAGGAAGAACAAGATGCAAAGGTTTTGAGTTTGGTTTCAGAAACTAGCTGCGATTTAGATTCAAATGTAGAGACATGTATTGTTTCTGAAAGTAACAAGTTAGAAGAATGTGAGGGAAAAATGGAACAAGAAGTTGTTTTAAGGAATTCAATGATGGTTGAATTGGAAAAAAGGCTTCAAAATGTTGATACATTTCAAGAGCAAAGTGAAAAGATTAATGCAACACCTCCAACCAAGACATTGAAGGTTACGATGTTTATTTCTatgattttttcttcttaaatgaagttttggtccgccattttgttttattttttattttagtgcTATATTTTCAAATTCACGAGTTTGGTCCTAGTTATCGAAATGTCATACATCTTCTCGGTCTATGCATTTGAGGttgattttttataatgtcAGAAGTGAAATACTTAGATTTGGACTTGTGGTCATAAATTAACGTAGTCAACACATTAGTGGCCATTGGATTGAGGTCAAACGGTGCAGAAAGCAAGccgatttttcttttaaaaactccATAATATCGAGCTTGAAATCTGAATCGCCTAATCTTGATCAAATAGCCAACGACGTGCTGACCAAATGAATGGGTTGAATCTGTGGCTGCGTCCAATCCTACTTATGAGGTTGGTATCTGAATTGATGACATACGTACATCGCACCTACTTAGGAGGAGACAAAAATTGTAAATGAGACAAAATAGAGGAACCAAACCTGTATTTAAGTCTTTTTTTCGAGTTCATAGTTACAGCACTAACATTGTGATACTTATTGCAGAAGGTCTCTAGCTTGGATCAAGAAGTTTTGGCATCAACTAGCAAGAAGAAACCACCAGTTTCTTCCTTTAAGTTGTTAAAGTCTAACGGAACTTCGAAATTCACAACTACTACACCTGTTAAATCCACTGCTCCTATTTCTTCCAAAATAGATAACTTTGCTACTCCAATGAGCAATAAAAAGAGTACTAGAGTTGATTCTACACCTGCAACGTTAAGCAATGCAGATAAAAAAAGACCAACTCCAAAGAAAGTTAATTTTACACCTATTAGAGAATTTAATAGATTTACTGCATCAGTGATGAAGAGGTTCGAAAGTACAAGAGTTGGCGCTTCTTCTTCAAAGGCTTCGAAGGATAGCTTGACTCCTCTAAAAACACCAACCATGGTATTCCGGCttctttgatttgtgttttCAATTCTTTACTATCAGTATGTTATGATACAAGCGAGTCATATCTTGACTTGATATAAAACTAACTAAATCCAAtcaatatgaatattttgtgtgtgtgtattttggattttggaaaTGAACTTTGATTCACTATGCAGGCTTCCAAGGAGATGCAAAAGCATTCTTCATTGACGCCGTTAACAGAAAATAAAAGGTACCTGATTTCTACGAAGTTGTTAATTTATAATGTAGAATAGTTTACTTTTAGTGTTGTGTTTTCTTCGGCGGCTCTTTTATTAATGTTATGCTTGCAAATTTTGTAAAATCATAGGAACAAAACACCTATTGATTCATCAGTGTCACGTAACCATACAGCCGGTCCTAAATGGCGCTTGCTTTCTGGAGAGTAAGTCATGTTCTCTCTGATTGCAATTGCATGAAAGGGCTCCATCTCTCTTTGTTATCATTGTTTCTAATGTTCTATTTGCATGCAGAAATAAAATGAGATCACCAATTATATCATCACCTTTCGGCTTGAGGACAGAAGAAAGGGCTGCAAGAAGAAAGAAGGCAAAACTATAATCCTTATGTTTCTCTTCTACTCAGTTGAATATgaagtttattttataatattggtCACTAAAGTACTTATGTTTTTGTTTGTCTATTGATCTTTTTCAATTACAGAAACTTGAAGAAAAGTTCAATGCTAATGAAGTACAAAAAGTTCAGCTCCATACAAAACTCAAGGTTTGTAACAAATAAAGTTAATAGGgttcaatataattttagtcCAGCAAATATTTCTATCGATGCTTAGTCTCCAATTTGATGATTCTAGGGACTAAACATAGATGAAAATTTTCACCAAAGTCACCAAAATAAGGActaaatatgaatatatattttctttgtaGAAACTAAACTTCATAGGAGAGTATATTATTGAGATTCGATAACCATACTAGCATTTAATCCTCTTATTTGCAGGAGAAAGCAGGGACAGAGATTAGAAAACTTCGCCAAAGCTTTTGCTTCCAAGCCAGACCACTACCTGATTTTTACAAGGAAAGAAAAGCATCAAATATTGAGACAAGAAAggtaattttgtttttcaaattgGTGAAGGGAGATATTATCATCAAGTCCATATCTATGCATCATATTGAAGATGTGTTTGGTGTCTGACATTTGGTtgctttcaattattttatttgtttaaattaTTACTGGTGCGACATGTCAGTATCGTGTCTGGTGTTTGTAATTGTAAAAATTTGGTAAATGTTCTGCTGTCTGCCTGTCTTGCAGGTCCCGCAGACACGTTATGAATCACCTAATGCGAGAAGATATCCAATTCTCAACATGGCAGAGAGTAAAACTTCTTTGCCTCTTAACAGACCTTCATTGAAAAACAATGGCACCAAGAATTACTTGGGGAAGACTGGTCAAACATTGACTCATCATTATCCTCTGACTTCAAATTCCATGAAAATCATTACAACTCATGAGAATACATCACCAAATATTCAGCATAGGAATCAATATGGTAGAATTACAAATAAGGACCATGCTGAGAGCAGAAAGATCTTGTAAATGTAGCTTAACAGAAATGAGATTGTACCACATTAACTAGGCACCTAAgttgtagcaacattggcagCCTTCTAACCCTTTGTTATTTTCAACCCTCTATCTTTCAGTTTGTACCCTGAGTACATGTTTGGTATCTCACTGTGCTTAGTGAAATCACGATGAGCCGCCATGATTTTCTAAATACTACACTTTGTAGCTTTTGGAAAATCATCGATGCGAAATAAAAAGCTTTTGAAATATCATGATGACTCGCTATAATTTCAGCAAACCCAGTGTGATACCAACATGCACTTCTTATATTCAAATACCCTTCCCATTTTGTAATTGAAAATCTCCAAAAGTTAATTTCTATGTCATTTTGACATATCTTGAGTGACATGATGTGTGAAATGCATGATAATTTTAGCAGAAAAAAAGTTCCAAGTTGAAGCAAAAACCATTTTCTTTACTAAGATTAACAATTGGTTCTATAAGTTGGTTAAGATACAAACTAATTGATTTATGATCACTAATCGTCCCACAacattaaaaccttactagaaaAAACTAAGTGAAAAAAAACctaggaaaaggaaaaaaagtgcAACATCGTTTACGTGTGCAACATCGGAAGTTATCTTGTACTTCTGAACTCGTAAGTTATAGAACTGTACAATGCACAGATTAGAATTATGGGTGGAGTTTATAACAAAATCTACATCCAAATCTAATAATTGTTACAAAGCATGTAAAAAATACAtatgtaaaataaaatgatagtaaaacaaataaaagaaattggTTGAAAAATCAAACATGACTCCCCAAAAGCATCACCTTAAGAACAAATTCT
It contains:
- the LOC123911703 gene encoding pentatricopeptide repeat-containing protein At4g11690 codes for the protein MSPSHEALILIQKMVKVPPEKAFSFFISSTCQGLQHTSQSVSFILNCLLSSGMQSQAQSVIVRIISGQISSSIFSPSSLMDQLTQTHFTSNSTHALLYEAIVNAYVHSQSQDEALHFLHQMIHKGHAPISNTFNNLLNLLISSSCFDKAWLVFNDLKNKVILDVYSFGIMIKGCCEAGDLMKSFHLLGMMEETGLSPNVVIYTTLIDGCCKNGDVHLGKKLFCKMEGLDLVANQHTYSVLINGFFKQGLQKEGFQMYENMKQSGIVPNVYAYSCVIGEYCNDGNIDKAFEVFEEMREKGIACSIMTYNLLINGLCRMKKLGEAVKLFYRVNRVGLRPNIFTYNTLIKGCCDVEKMDTAVRLHNELKSNGLSPTVVTYNTLIAGYSKIGNLAEAFNLVKEMEERHIAPTKVTYTILLDRLVRINYMDKAFEIHSLMKKSGLVSDVYTYGVLIHGLCMNGSMKEASKLFKSLDELHLEPNSVIYDTMIHGYCKEGSYYMALRLLNEMIGKGMVPNVASFCSTIGLLCKDEKLKEAEVVLQQMVNLGLKPSVSLYNMVHSDKSEVLGGVDIESVL
- the LOC123911705 gene encoding protein WVD2-like 7 → MGDSACLVQPFCYASGISNDSNENNTNHPLGQSISFGRFMTESLAWEKWSSFSHNRYVEEAERFSKPGSVAQKKAFFEAHYKKLAAQKAAAAALLEEQNNAAAQNNVIDNNEIFKEEQDAKVLSLVSETSCDLDSNVETCIVSESNKLEECEGKMEQEVVLRNSMMVELEKRLQNVDTFQEQSEKINATPPTKTLKKVSSLDQEVLASTSKKKPPVSSFKLLKSNGTSKFTTTTPVKSTAPISSKIDNFATPMSNKKSTRVDSTPATLSNADKKRPTPKKVNFTPIREFNRFTASVMKRFESTRVGASSSKASKDSLTPLKTPTMASKEMQKHSSLTPLTENKRNKTPIDSSVSRNHTAGPKWRLLSGENKMRSPIISSPFGLRTEERAARRKKKLEEKFNANEVQKVQLHTKLKEKAGTEIRKLRQSFCFQARPLPDFYKERKASNIETRKVPQTRYESPNARRYPILNMAESKTSLPLNRPSLKNNGTKNYLGKTGQTLTHHYPLTSNSMKIITTHENTSPNIQHRNQYGRITNKDHAESRKIL